The window CCTCGTAGTTCGGGTAGCCCATCTGCTTGTTGAAGGGCCGGCCCGACTGGTAGATGAAGTTGGCGCCGAGGACCATGCCGAAATCGAAGCGGTAGGAGCCCTGGATCTTGAGCTGGTGGCGGCGGTCCTGGGGGAGCCAGCCGTAGCGGTTGTTGATGAGGATCGACTCGGGGATGTCGTAGGCGCTGGAGGCGCCGGGGTTGAGGCCGGCGAGGCTGTAACCGCCCGAGCCGCCCTCGTAGTTGCCCCTGAGGAAGGACAGGGTGTAGCTGGCGTTGAGGAACCAGTTGTCGGAGAACCGCTTGTTGAGCGTGAAGGTGTAGCCCTGGTAGTTTCGGATGGGCTTGGGGAAGCGCTCGTAATCGGGGACGGCGGAGGCCCACGCGTCCATGATGCCCGCCGGCCACTGATCGCCGGGGTTCATGACGATGTACGAGATGCCGCCGTGGGCGTCGATGTAGCCCACGTCCTCGATGACCCGTCCCAGCTCACGGAAGACGCCGCGGAAGCCGAAGGTCAGGTCGGGCTTGATCTCGTACTCCAACCCGGCCACGAGTTCGTCGGTGTACTGGTTTTTCACGCCGTCCAGGATGGTCGTGGGGATGGCGCCGTAGGTGTTGCGGTACCAGAAGCTCTTGGGGTATCCGCGGTACACGTCCTGGTACGTGGCGTGGCCCGGATCCATGGAGTTGGCCAGGGCGATGGGGAGGCGCTGGTAGAAGCGGCCCAGGTTGAGGAACATCTTGGATCGGCCGTTCTTCATGAAGTCGTAGGAGATGCCCAGACGGGGGGACCAGGAGTCGAGGGAGAGCTGCTGGCCGCCGTTGCCCGGCTTGATCTCGTTCTTTTCATAGCGAAGGCCGTAGGAGAGCGTCACGTTGTCGGTGACGGACCACTTGTCCTGGGCAAAGAGGGCCGTGTAGTAGCCCTTCTCGTTGTAGTTCGGGTTCTGAACGCTCTGGAAAATCCAGTAGTAGTAGTCCGCCGGGTTCGCCGTGGCGGGGTTGAGGTTCGCGAGGTTGTACTGGACGTACCAGAGGCGGCCGCCGGTGTAGTTGCTGTAGGAGTCCCACTTGAGGACTTCGTAGTCGCCGCCGAACTTGATCTCGTGGTTCTTGTAGAGATAGGTCATCTTGACCTGGTACTGGTCCGTGTCGCGGTCGTCGAAGATGTAGTTGCCGATGCCGCCACCGATGCTGAGGCTGGGCGAATAGTCAAAGCTCACGATCTGGGGACGGCCGTAGCCCGCCTTGTCCCAGGGGAGAATGTCCAGGCGGGAGTGGGTCTTGCCGATGCCGAAGTCCATGAAGAAGTTGGAGGACCATGTGGCGTACCACTTGAAGGCCGCGCTGTATCCGCCCTGATAGCGGCGGGTCATGTAGGAGCGGCGGTCGAGGGTGTCCGTGTACCCCTCGTTGTACCACATGTGGGAGGGATCCGAGAAGATGCTCAGCTCGAGGTTGTGCTTCTCGTTCACGCGGTAGTTGAACTTGGTGGACCAGAACCAGTTCCGGCTCAGATCGTCGTACTTGTACGGGATGTCCAGGGTGGAGCCGTAGGCGGGATGGTACGGGTTCACGGCGGTGAGGACCGACACGCCCTCGTGGTGCCGCGTGAACAGGGAGGGGTTGTAGGCCACGAAGAACCAGAGCTTGTCCTTGACGATGGGGCCGCCCACGTCGAAGCCGTAGTCGTAGTTGTGATAGGGCTGAGGGCTGTTGACGGAGAGGTCGGTGGAGTGGGCGTTGGCCGTGAAGGAATCGTCCGTGTAGTAGGCGAAGACCTCGCCGTGGAACTCGTTGGAGCCGCTCTTGGTGAGCACGTTGAAGAGGCCGCCCGTGGAGGCGCCGTACTCGGCGTCGAGGCCGCCCGTGGCGACTTCCATCTCGCGGATGAAGTTGAAGTTCAGGTTCGTCCCAAAGGTTCCCGTGACGGGGTCCGTCGTGTTGAGGCCGTTCACCAGGAAGATGTTCTCGGAGGAGGTGGAGCCGGCCACGCCGGGGTTGCCGCCCGATCCGGAAGAGACGACCGTGGGGGCCAGGTACAGGGTGTCCTGGTACTGGCGGCCGATGGGGATCATCTCCATCTCTTCCTGGGTCAGGTTCGTGGAGATCTTGGTTTCCTTGAGGGTCACGGCCGGGGGACGGGCGGTGACCGTGACTTCCTCACCTCCGCTCATGAGGGTCACTTCCAGCGTGGTCGTGCTGCCCAGGCTGATGGTCACGTTGGACTGGATGATCTTGTTGAATCCCACGGCCTCCACGACCATGCGGTAATCGTTGGCCGGAGGGAGGTAGGGGATGAGGAACTCGCCCTGCACGTTGGACGCCGTGCCGCGGGGCCCCTGAAGGAACTTGGACGTGACTTCGATGGACGCCCCGGGGATGGGGTTGCCGTCCTGGTCGAGGACCCGGCCCGAAAGGGCGCCCGTGTTCCCCTGGGCGAAGACCGCCCCGGACACCGCCAGGGCGAGCACCAGGAGCGCCACGCCTGCGATTCTGAGCTTCATGCTGATTCCTCCTTTCCTCATGTTGGACACACTGATTTCATTACTGCGAAACAAACCCGCCGCTCCAGATGGTATTTTGGGACGGGCGGTTAGGACCTGTCAACCTCAATTGAGTCTTTTCCGCCACAGTAGGGGCGCAACACCCTGGGGATTTCCACGGACCCGTCGGGTCGCTGGAACTGCTCGAGAAGTGCCACGAAGGTCCGGCCCACGGCCAATCCGGATCCGTTCAGGGTGTGGACGAGCCTGGGCTTTCCTCCCCCGGCGGGCCGGAAACGGATGTTGGCCCTTCGCGCCTGGAAATCCTCGAAGTTGGAGCAGGAGGAAATTTCCCTGAAGCAGTCCTGGGAGGGCAGCCAAACCTCCAGGTCGTAGGTCTTGGCGGAGGAAAAGGACATGTCCCCCGCGCAGAGGAGCACCCGGCGATAGCAAAGGCCCAGGGCCTCCAGAACGGCCTCGGCATGGGAAGTGAGGCGCTCCAGCTCTTCGTAGGACTCCTCCGGTCGCGAGAACTTGACCAGTTCGACCTTGTGGAACTGGTGCTGGCGGATCATGCCTTTCACGTCCTTGCCGTAGGAGCCCGCCTCGGAGCGGAAGCAGGGCGTGAAGGCGCAGTAGGAGAGGGGCAGGTCCGCCTCCTCCAGGATCTCGTCCCGGTGCAGGTTGGTGACCGGGACTTCGGCGGTGGGGATGAGGTAGAAGTCTCCCCCGTCCACTTTGAACAGGTCGGCCTCGAACTTGGGGAGGTTCCCCGTTCCCACGAGGGCCTCCGCCTTGACGAGGTAGGGGGGAATCACCTCCGTGTAGCCGTGGCGGGTCACGTGGAGGTCCAGCATGAACGAGATGAGGGCCCTTTCCAGAAGGGCCCCCGCCCCCCGGTAGACGACGAACCGGGAGCCCGACAGCTTGGCCGCCCTCTCGAAGTCGAGGATGCCCAGTCGAAGGCCGATCTCCTCGTGGGACCGCGGCTGGAAATCCAGCCGGGGAGCGTCGCCCCAGGTCTTGACCACGACGTTCGATGACGCGTCGGCCCCGTCCGGCACGGAAGCGTGGGGCCTGTTTGGAATGCTCAGTAGGCGCCCCTGGATCTCCGCCTCGATCTCCTGGAGCCGCCGGTCCAGCGCCTGGATTTCGTCCCCCTGGGCGCGCATCTCGGCCTGGAGGGCCCCCGTATCCTCCCCCGCCTTCTTCAGCTGTCCGATCTGGCGGCTCGCGTCGTTCCGGCGGGCCTTCAAGGCCTCCACCCGGACGAGGATCTCCCGGCGGGCGGCGTCGTGTTCGAGGAGGGCGGTCACCTCTTCCGGCGGCACGCCCTTGCGGGCCAGGGCCACCCGGAAGGAGTCGGGCGCGCTTCGCAGGGCGTGCAGGTCCAGCACGTCAGCGCCTTCGCTTGAGGAGGTCCAGACCGGTGAGGATCGCCCGGCGGAGGCTCTCCGGATCCGCCTGCCCCGTGCCCGCGATGTCAAAGGCGGGGCCGTGGTCCGGGGACGTCCGGAGGAAGGGCAGACCCAGTGTGCAGTTGACCGCGTGGCCCTGGCTCATCATCTTGGCCGGAATCATCCCCTGGTCGTGGTACAGCGCCACGGCGATCTTGTCCGGACCGTCGGGCCGGAGGAAGAGGCTGTCGGCGGGGACCGGCCCGTCCACGGCCACCCCCTCGGCCAGGAGCGCTTCCACGGCCGGCTCCAGCACCTCCCGCTCCTCCCGGCCGAGGAGGCCTCCCTCTCCGGCGTGTGGATTGAGGCCGGCGATGCGGAAGCTCGGCCAGGCGTTGAGCTGGCGGTTCCAGGCCGTGGCCAGGCCCCGCACGAAGTCCACCAGAGCCTCCGTCGTCAACACCGCCGGCACGTCACGGACGGGAATGTGGGTGGAAAAGAGGGCCACGGGCATGACCCCCGTGAAGAACACCATGTAGGTGCGGCAGTGGAAGGACTGGGCCAGGTACTCCGTGTGGCCCGAAAAGGGGATGCCGCATCGCCGGATGGCCTCCTTGGAAACCGGGCCCGTCACCAGAAGGTCCGCCTCCTTGCGCTCCATCCGCCGGCACGCCTCCTCCAGGGTCAGAAGCGAGATCCTGCCGTTGTCCGGATGGGGGCGCTTGTGGAACCGGAGCGCGGGAAGGTCCACGTCGTCCCAGCGGACCCCCTCCGGGGCGGAGGCCACGGACCGGAGCGGTCCGATGACGGTGATTTCAGCCGCCTGTTGCAGGTCTCCCGGCTGGAGGACGGACCAGAGGACCTCCGGCCCGACCCCGCCGGGATCTCCCGTTGTGATGAGCACCCGTGGACGCGTCATGCCTCTCGCTCCTTGTAGATGTACTTGATGGCGTGCTTGTAGACGAGAAGGTTGGGCTCGCTCAGTCGGTGGACCTTCAGGCAATCGCGGTCGTACCACTCGATCCACCCGTGGAGCTCCTCGCCGTCGTTCAGGACCACGACCACGGGGGTCTTGGAGCCCATCTGCTTCAGGTAGTAGAAATTCTCGGCGTTCGTCTGCTCCGGGGGAACCTGCTTGCGCCTCGCCGAGGAAAAGGTGCCGGCGGGAAGGCCTCCCCCCTCTTCCTCCTTCACTTCCCGGCCTTCGCGACGGTAGCTCTTGTAGTCGCGCAGATTCGGACGGATCAACTTCCGGTCGGGCATGGTCGGCTCCTGGGGGATCACTCTTCCGGCGCGGCGGCCTGAGGACCCTTCTTCCCCTTGGGGCACTCGTATCGGAGACAGCACATGAGCCGGCCGCAACGCCCCGAAATTTTCGAGGGATTCAGGCTCAGTCCCTGGTCCTTGGCCATGCGGATGGTGATCGGATAGAACTGGGGAAGGTGGGCGGCGCAGCACAGGGGCCGGCCGCAGTGGCCAAATCCGCCGAGAAGCTTGGTTTCGTCCCGGACGCCCACCTGCCGCATTTCGATTCGGAGGCGGTACTGGTGAGCGAGGATCCTCACGAGTTCACGGAAATCCACGCGGTTCTCGGCCGTGAACACGAAGAGAAGCCGGCTCTCGTCGAAGAGCATGTGGACCAATACCACCTTCATTTCCAGGCGGAGGGTCCGAACCTGGTCCCTGCAGAAAATGAGCGCCTCGCGCTCGATCTGGCGGTGCCTCTGACGACGCTTCGCGTCCTCTTCGCTGGCGGGCCGGATCACCGGGAGGATCTGGCCGGGAGGGAGGCACGATTCGAGAAAATTCCTCGTTTCGAGCACCTCCGCGAGCGCGGGGCCGTACTCGGTCTGGACGATGCAGGGAGACCGCAGGAGGAGGGGCGGCCCGTCGTGTCGGCCAAAGACCGGCCTGGCCTGGTTTTCGAGCTGCAGCTGGTACAGGGCCATTCGGGTCCAACCCCCCTGACAGGGGCACCATAGGTCAGCCGGGGGGCCAAGTCAAGGACCGAAGGGTCACGTTCCCGATCCCCGGTGCGCCGGCCCGAGTCCGCGTTTTATCGCGCGGGCCTCCCTTCACTTTCCCTTTCGTACCCCCGCTTCCACGGCCTCGGAGTGGGCGCCCATGGCCCTGAATTTCTCGTAGCGGCCCCGGAGAAGTTCCTCCACGGGCATGGCCTCCAGTTCCGCCAGCTGCGACTCGAGGAGCGAATCCAGGCGCGAATAGACGGAGGGCGGGTCCACCGGAGCGCCTCCCGGGGGCTCTTCCACCACGGCATCGATCAGACCGAGGCCCTTGAGATCCTGGGCCGTCAGTTTGAGGGCCGTCGCGGCGGTCTCCGCCTGGAGGGCGTCCTTCCACAAGATCGCCGCGCATCCCTCCGGGGAGATGACCGAGTAGATGGCGTACTGGAGCATGTTGACGCGGTCCCCGACGCCCAAAGCCAGCGCCCCGCCGCTGCCTCCCTCCCCTGTGACCGTCACCACGATGGGCGTCCGGAGGAGCGCCATGGCCTTCAAGTTGACGGCGATGGCCTCGGCCTGGCCGCGCTCCTCGGCATCCAGGCCCGGATAGGCCCCCGGGGTGTCGATGAACGTGAGGACGGGCATGCGGAATTTCTCCGCCATCTTCATGATGCGGAGGGATTTTCGGTAGCCCTCGGGCCTGGGCATTCCGAAGTTGCGGTGGATCTTCTGCTTGGTGTCCCGCCCCTTCTGGTGGCCGATCACGGCCACGGACTTTCCGTGAAAGCGCGCCAGTCCGGCCACGATGGCCGGGTCGTCCGCGTACCCCCGGTCTCCATGAAGCTCCACGAAGTCCGTGAACAGCGCCTGAACGTAATCCAGGGTGTAGGGCCTTTGGGGGTGTCGGGCCACCTGGACCACCTGCCAGGGGGTGAGTCGGGCGTAGGTGTCGCGCCGGAGCTTGTCCAGCTTCTTCTGTAGGGCGGCCAGCTCCCTTTCGCGCCTCTTTTCGTCCCCGAAAAGGCCGAGGTTCTCGATCTGCGCCTCGAGCTCCAGAATGGGCCGCTCGAACTCGCGGGGGTCCTTCATGGATTCGGCCTCCTCTTTCCCTCGCCGCGGGTCAAGGTCCGGAACAAGTGCTTCACGCGCCCCCGGCCCACCAGGCCCTCCAAGTCCTCGATGAAGCCCGCCCCTCCCCTCACTCTCAACTGGCCGCCGAGCAGGACGCGGGTGACGCTGCTCTCTTCTTCCACGTCCACATACACGGGCAAGGCGCCGCGGTGGCGGCGAAGCCTCTCCTCGAAGTCGAGGAGCCAGTCCTCATCTTCGCACAGGGCGGCGGGCAGGCACACGAGGACCCCCGTGGCCTTCGGCTCCAGCTCCTCCTGCGCCCGGT is drawn from Acidobacteriota bacterium and contains these coding sequences:
- the ricT gene encoding regulatory iron-sulfur-containing complex subunit RicT gives rise to the protein MALYQLQLENQARPVFGRHDGPPLLLRSPCIVQTEYGPALAEVLETRNFLESCLPPGQILPVIRPASEEDAKRRQRHRQIEREALIFCRDQVRTLRLEMKVVLVHMLFDESRLLFVFTAENRVDFRELVRILAHQYRLRIEMRQVGVRDETKLLGGFGHCGRPLCCAAHLPQFYPITIRMAKDQGLSLNPSKISGRCGRLMCCLRYECPKGKKGPQAAAPEE
- a CDS encoding 4-hydroxythreonine-4-phosphate dehydrogenase PdxA; protein product: MTRPRVLITTGDPGGVGPEVLWSVLQPGDLQQAAEITVIGPLRSVASAPEGVRWDDVDLPALRFHKRPHPDNGRISLLTLEEACRRMERKEADLLVTGPVSKEAIRRCGIPFSGHTEYLAQSFHCRTYMVFFTGVMPVALFSTHIPVRDVPAVLTTEALVDFVRGLATAWNRQLNAWPSFRIAGLNPHAGEGGLLGREEREVLEPAVEALLAEGVAVDGPVPADSLFLRPDGPDKIAVALYHDQGMIPAKMMSQGHAVNCTLGLPFLRTSPDHGPAFDIAGTGQADPESLRRAILTGLDLLKRRR
- a CDS encoding TonB-dependent receptor; this encodes MKLRIAGVALLVLALAVSGAVFAQGNTGALSGRVLDQDGNPIPGASIEVTSKFLQGPRGTASNVQGEFLIPYLPPANDYRMVVEAVGFNKIIQSNVTISLGSTTTLEVTLMSGGEEVTVTARPPAVTLKETKISTNLTQEEMEMIPIGRQYQDTLYLAPTVVSSGSGGNPGVAGSTSSENIFLVNGLNTTDPVTGTFGTNLNFNFIREMEVATGGLDAEYGASTGGLFNVLTKSGSNEFHGEVFAYYTDDSFTANAHSTDLSVNSPQPYHNYDYGFDVGGPIVKDKLWFFVAYNPSLFTRHHEGVSVLTAVNPYHPAYGSTLDIPYKYDDLSRNWFWSTKFNYRVNEKHNLELSIFSDPSHMWYNEGYTDTLDRRSYMTRRYQGGYSAAFKWYATWSSNFFMDFGIGKTHSRLDILPWDKAGYGRPQIVSFDYSPSLSIGGGIGNYIFDDRDTDQYQVKMTYLYKNHEIKFGGDYEVLKWDSYSNYTGGRLWYVQYNLANLNPATANPADYYYWIFQSVQNPNYNEKGYYTALFAQDKWSVTDNVTLSYGLRYEKNEIKPGNGGQQLSLDSWSPRLGISYDFMKNGRSKMFLNLGRFYQRLPIALANSMDPGHATYQDVYRGYPKSFWYRNTYGAIPTTILDGVKNQYTDELVAGLEYEIKPDLTFGFRGVFRELGRVIEDVGYIDAHGGISYIVMNPGDQWPAGIMDAWASAVPDYERFPKPIRNYQGYTFTLNKRFSDNWFLNASYTLSFLRGNYEGGSGGYSLAGLNPGASSAYDIPESILINNRYGWLPQDRRHQLKIQGSYRFDFGMVLGANFIYQSGRPFNKQMGYPNYEAGYGTVLVAERGSDRLPGTWQLDLHAEYTFKLWKTNLALFADVFNATNRQTATAKYQTYYQTPDYLSDITSGNLRRDTNWGKTSARQGSRNARLGVKWTF
- a CDS encoding acetyl-CoA carboxylase carboxyltransferase subunit alpha, encoding MKDPREFERPILELEAQIENLGLFGDEKRRERELAALQKKLDKLRRDTYARLTPWQVVQVARHPQRPYTLDYVQALFTDFVELHGDRGYADDPAIVAGLARFHGKSVAVIGHQKGRDTKQKIHRNFGMPRPEGYRKSLRIMKMAEKFRMPVLTFIDTPGAYPGLDAEERGQAEAIAVNLKAMALLRTPIVVTVTGEGGSGGALALGVGDRVNMLQYAIYSVISPEGCAAILWKDALQAETAATALKLTAQDLKGLGLIDAVVEEPPGGAPVDPPSVYSRLDSLLESQLAELEAMPVEELLRGRYEKFRAMGAHSEAVEAGVRKGK
- a CDS encoding RNA chaperone Hfq, producing MPDRKLIRPNLRDYKSYRREGREVKEEEGGGLPAGTFSSARRKQVPPEQTNAENFYYLKQMGSKTPVVVVLNDGEELHGWIEWYDRDCLKVHRLSEPNLLVYKHAIKYIYKEREA
- the serS gene encoding serine--tRNA ligase, with protein sequence MLDLHALRSAPDSFRVALARKGVPPEEVTALLEHDAARREILVRVEALKARRNDASRQIGQLKKAGEDTGALQAEMRAQGDEIQALDRRLQEIEAEIQGRLLSIPNRPHASVPDGADASSNVVVKTWGDAPRLDFQPRSHEEIGLRLGILDFERAAKLSGSRFVVYRGAGALLERALISFMLDLHVTRHGYTEVIPPYLVKAEALVGTGNLPKFEADLFKVDGGDFYLIPTAEVPVTNLHRDEILEEADLPLSYCAFTPCFRSEAGSYGKDVKGMIRQHQFHKVELVKFSRPEESYEELERLTSHAEAVLEALGLCYRRVLLCAGDMSFSSAKTYDLEVWLPSQDCFREISSCSNFEDFQARRANIRFRPAGGGKPRLVHTLNGSGLAVGRTFVALLEQFQRPDGSVEIPRVLRPYCGGKDSIEVDRS